In one Candidatus Nomurabacteria bacterium genomic region, the following are encoded:
- a CDS encoding NADP-dependent malic enzyme, with translation MDIAQKALDLHKKLRGKIRIQPTYDIQSLEDLTLVYSPGVGAVAKAIAADPSLVKDYTWRQNTVAIVSDGTAVLGFGNIGPEAALPILEGKSAIFKRFSGIDAVPIVLNTTDPKKIIEAVEAISLSFGAIQLEDIAAPACFEVERELSERLSIPVMHDDQHGTAIVVLAGLFNALKVADKKIEDIRVVMNGAGAAGIAIARLLTKAGVTDLVMCDRTGAIVEGRDNMNSEKTEIASFTNRQKHRGTLLEIVGGADVLIGVSAAGAFTTEMIQLMKPKAIVFALANPVPEIMPEEAKAAGALVVATGRSDFANQVNNALCYPGLFRGMLDSNVIKVTDEIKVRAAEAIAGFIAEPTSERVIPTMFEDGLHEAVAKSVQA, from the coding sequence ATGGATATTGCACAAAAAGCCTTAGATTTGCACAAAAAACTACGCGGAAAGATCCGTATTCAACCAACCTACGATATTCAGTCTTTAGAGGATTTAACATTAGTTTATTCTCCGGGCGTTGGCGCTGTAGCAAAAGCGATTGCCGCAGATCCAAGTCTTGTAAAAGATTATACTTGGAGACAGAACACCGTTGCTATCGTATCTGACGGAACAGCTGTGCTCGGCTTTGGTAATATTGGCCCAGAGGCGGCATTGCCAATTTTAGAAGGTAAGTCAGCCATCTTTAAGCGTTTTTCTGGTATTGATGCTGTACCTATCGTATTAAATACAACAGACCCGAAAAAAATCATCGAAGCAGTTGAGGCTATCTCGCTCTCTTTTGGCGCGATTCAACTTGAAGATATTGCTGCACCTGCATGTTTTGAGGTGGAGCGCGAGCTTTCAGAACGATTATCTATCCCGGTGATGCATGATGATCAACACGGTACGGCAATTGTTGTATTAGCTGGTCTATTCAATGCGCTTAAAGTAGCAGACAAAAAGATTGAGGATATTCGCGTGGTAATGAATGGCGCGGGTGCTGCTGGTATTGCGATCGCGCGCTTACTTACCAAAGCTGGCGTTACAGATCTCGTGATGTGCGATCGTACTGGGGCGATCGTTGAGGGACGCGATAATATGAATAGCGAAAAAACTGAAATCGCATCATTTACCAATCGTCAAAAGCATAGAGGTACGCTCCTTGAAATCGTTGGTGGTGCGGATGTTTTGATTGGTGTTTCTGCAGCAGGGGCTTTTACTACAGAGATGATTCAGCTTATGAAGCCAAAAGCGATTGTTTTTGCATTAGCCAATCCCGTGCCTGAGATTATGCCAGAAGAAGCAAAAGCCGCTGGCGCTCTCGTAGTGGCGACAGGACGAAGTGACTTTGCTAATCAAGTTAATAACGCGCTTTGTTATCCAGGGCTCTTTAGAGGGATGTTGGATAGCAATGTTATTAAAGTGACGGATGAAATTAAGGTGCGTGCCGCTGAAGCGATCGCAGGATTTATTGCCGAACCTACGAGCGAGCGCGTGATCCCGACGATGTTTGAGGATGGTTTGCACGAAGCTGTGGCCAAAAGCGTCCAAGCATAG